Proteins encoded together in one Lacerta agilis isolate rLacAgi1 chromosome W, rLacAgi1.pri, whole genome shotgun sequence window:
- the LOC117039790 gene encoding high mobility group protein B3-like isoform X2, translating into MLKRTIQRVKMAKGDLKKPKGKMSAYAFFVQTCREEHKKKNPEVPVNFAEFSKKCSERWKTTSSKEKGKFDEMAKADKVRYDREMKDYGPAKGGKKKKDPNAPKRPPSGFFLFCSEFRPNIKSTNPGISIGDVAKKLGEMWNNLSDGEKQPYNNKAAKLKEKYEKLKM; encoded by the exons ATGTTAAAGCGGACAATACAG AGAGTAAAAATGGCTAAAGGTGACCTGAAAAAGCCAAAGGGGAAGATGTCTGCTTATGCCTTCTTTGTTCAGACCTGCCgtgaagaacacaagaagaagaatccagaAGTTCCCGTCAACTTTGCAGAGTTCTCAAAGAAGTGCTCAGAGAGGTGGAAG ACCACATCAAGCAAAGAGAAAGGTAAATTTGATGAGATGGCTAAAGCTGATAAAGTACGGTATGATAGAGAAATGAAGGATTATGGACCAGCAAAGGgtggtaagaagaagaaggatcCCAATGCCCCCAAACGGCCACC GTCTGGATTCTTCCTGTTCTGTTCAGAATTCCGTCCCAATATCAAATCCActaatcctggcatctccattgGAGACGTGGCAAAGAAATTGGGTGAAATGTGGAACAACCTCAGTGATGGAGAGAAACAGCCTTACAACAACAAGGCTGCAAAACTGAAGGAGAAGTATGAGAAG